The Malus domestica chromosome 06, GDT2T_hap1 genome has a segment encoding these proteins:
- the LOC103436755 gene encoding protein MODIFYING WALL LIGNIN-2, which translates to MAKHQYEMALTLLVVASLGIVSFVSCIAAEIKRTKDDELKLLGRMCYLPESQAFGFGVAALICLLAAQMVGNLIFCSYVCSRDEKKKKMKGTSSTTTTTTSSKAKRPTVSMALLSISWMSFVIGGTLLSTATSMSREQPYGRGWLDGECYLVRQGIYIGSGILILIAIGCTLALIIVTATRSRVEDGFKVKDQSTSSGLP; encoded by the exons ATGGCGAAACATCAATATGAGATGGCGTTAACTCTTCTTGTAGTTGCCTCCCTTGGCATCGTCTCCTTCGTTTCATGCATAGCCGCCGAGATTAAGCGAACGAAG GACGATGAGCTCAAGTTGCTGGGAAGAATGTGTTATTTGCCAGAAAGTCAGGCATTTGGGTTCGGAGTTGCAGCCTTGATATGTTTGCTTGCTGCCCAGATGGTcggaaatttgattttttgcaGTTATGTTTGTTCAAGagatgagaagaagaagaagatgaagggtACGTCTTCTACCACTACTACAACCACCAGCTCCAAAGCCAAAAGACCGACGGTTTCGATGGCTCTTTTGTCCATTTCTTG GATGAGCTTTGTAATAGGGGGGACATTGCTGAGCACGGCAACTAGCATGAGCAGAGAGCAACCGTACGGACGAGGATGGCTGGATGGGGAATGCTACTTGGTTAGACAGGGAATCTATATTGGTTCAGGGATACTCATCCTCATTGCAATCGGTTGCACACTCGCCCTAATCATCGTCACCGCGACGAGGAGCCGAGTTGAAGATGGCTTTAAAGTAAAAGACCAAAGCACAAGTAGTGGACTGCCATAA
- the LOC103436758 gene encoding decapping 5-like protein — MASTESGESYIGSLITLISKYEIRYEGVLYFLSVQDSSIGLKNVRAYGTEGRKKDGPQVPPTDTVYEYILFRATDIKDLQVKPPPSSQREERIHEDPAIIQSHYAGAPVSSPPSALVGGKSLTETTHWQDTPALTSRGQHIGVLPSYHYGTDVGPSGNTSSTQLPSPPALSFPMYWQGYNGASLNMSDHPHNHIPLQSSSAISHPLTMQNKAPGNQSSTDIGMANGSECLTPVISSSAPTFVHPNFSASVTPATFSSLGMPSSLASQVPLPSHSTPLNASRLTMPLFPSPRQDLDISETQIVTKAVSDPVPVLPAQSMPYPGSFSVGSDLGPLLTPPPSLLTPDQLAPSRSHLVGALMPTSSSSISMIPPPATQAPLLPLPTSTQQSPYSTQFTEEFDFLAMNEKFKKDEVWGYLGQDKQRHSTERVDDSGTSGTGQCLDEKEGGLVHNTKPAYNKDEFFDTISCSSVNRGGRNGHRFSERMKHDTETFGNFQQRSNLGYGGYASGRGGNYRGPYQWGRGYGYGYGGRGRGGNMPF, encoded by the exons CTCCTCCATCGGCCTCAAAAACG TTAGAGCATATGGAACAGAGGGGCGTAAGAAGGATGGCCCACAAGTTCCTCCAACTGATACGGTGTATGAGTATATTCTATTTAGAGCAACTGACATCAAG GATTTACAAGTTAAGCCCCCCCCGTCATCTCAAAGAGAAGAACGCATTCACGAAGATCCTGCTATTATACAG TCACACTATGCTGGGGCGCCTGTAAGTTCTCCACCATCAGCCTTAGTTGGAGGTAAAAGCTTGACAGAAACAACTCATTGGCAGGATACCCCTGCTTTGACTAGTAGAGGACAACATATTGGTGTATTGCCTTCTTATCATTATGGAACTGATGTTGGTCCATCAGGAAATACCTCTTCTACTCAACTTCCCAGTCCTCCAGCACTTTCTTTTCCAATGTATTGGCAAGGATACAATGGTGCATCACTTAATATGTCTGACCATCCACATAACCATATTCCTTTGCAGTCTTCATCTGCAATATCACATCCCTTGACAATGCAAAATAAGGCTCCTGGAAATCAGTCCTCTACAGATATTGGCATGGCAAATGGATCGGAATGTCTTACCCCCGTAATTTCTTCTTCTGCACCAACTTTTGTACATCCAAACTTTTCTGCCTCTGTTACTCCTGCAACTTTTTCTTCTCTTGGTATGCCTTCATCTTTGGCTTCACAGGTACCCTTACCATCTCATTCTACACCTCTAAATGCTAGCCGACTAACTATGCCTTTGTTTCCTTCACCTCGCCAAGACTTGGATATAAGTGAAACACAAATTGTTACAAAAGCTGTTTCTGATCCAGTACCAGTTCTACCTGCTCAATCCATGCCTTATCCAGGATCGTTTTCTGTGGGTTCTGATCTAGGTCCCTTGCTAACACCACCCCCATCTTTGTTAACTCCTGATCAATTGGCACCCTCTAGATCACACTTAGTGGGGGCTTTGATGCCAACCTCATCTAGTTCTATATCCATGATTCCTCCTCCCGCAACTCAAGCACCATTGTTGCCACTGCCCACTTCTACCCAACAG TCTCCATACTCTACACAGTTCACCGAGGAGTTTGATTTTCTAGCGATGAACGAGAAGTTTAAGAAGGATGAAGTGTGGGGATACCTAGGACAGGACAAACAAAGACATTCAACAGAAAGAGTGGATGACAGTGGAACTAGTGGAACTGGTcaatgtttggatgagaaagaaGGTGGGCTGGTACACAACACAAAG CCTGCATATAACAAGGATGAGTTCTTTGACACAATTTCATGTAGTTCAGTCAACCGTGGAGGAAGAAACGGACATAGGTTTTCTGAGAGAATGAAGCATGATACTGAG ACATTTGGCAATTTCCAGCAGAGATCTAATCTTGGTTATGGTGGTTATGCTTCTGGGCGTGGTGGGAATTACCGGGGTCCATATCAGTGGGGAAGGGGTTATGGATATGGCTATGGAGGGAGGGGACGCGGTGGCAACATGCCCTTCTAA